Proteins co-encoded in one Brassica oleracea var. oleracea cultivar TO1000 chromosome C4, BOL, whole genome shotgun sequence genomic window:
- the LOC106336814 gene encoding HD domain-containing protein 2-like, with the protein MRNVMMIHHRVFFCSTKPLSILASLTHPHLRLSYSAAASSPNRPIHCMASDSPLSQPLTGGDGSVSVPPPSPASSASSAIDFLSLCSRLKTTPRAGWGKRDVKNPESIADHMYRMGLMALISSDIPGVNRDKCIKMAIVHDIAEAIVGDITPSCGIPKEEKNRRESEALEHMCKLLGGGERAEEIAELWREYEANASPEAKVVKDFDKLELILQALEYEQEQGKDLEEFFESTAGKFQTDIGKAWALEIASRRRKQQH; encoded by the exons ATGAGGAATGTGATGATGATTCATCATCGAGTCTTCTTCTGCAGCACAAAACCACTCTCCATCCTCGCCTCTCTCACTCATCCCCACCTCCGTCTCTCCTACTCCGCCGCAGCTTCATCTCCGAATCGACCGATTCACTGCATGGCCAGCGATTCCCCACTCTCTCAACCGTTAACCGGCGGAGATGGTTCCGTCTCCGTCCCTCCTCCTTCTCCGGCTTCCTCTGCTTCATCCGCCATCGATTTCCTCTCCCTGTGCTCTCGCCTCAAG ACAACTCCAAGAGCTGGATGGGGTAAAAGAGATGTTAAAAATCCAGAATCGATAGCTGATCACATGTATCGGATGGGTCTTATGGCGCTTATCTCTTCAGATATCCCCGGTGTAAACAGAGACAA ATGCATTAAAATGGCAATTGTTCATGACATTGCAGAAG CCATTGTAGGAGACATTACACCTTCTTGTGGTATCCCAAAAGAAGAGAAAAATCGAAGAGAAAGTGAAGCACTCGAACACATGTGCAAGCTCTTGGGTGGAGGAGAAAGGG CTGAAGAAATCGCTGAGCTGTGGAGAGAATATGAAGCAAACGCATCACCCGAAGCCAAAGTTGTTAAAGACTTCGATAAGCTTGAGTTGATACTACAAGCTTTGGAATATGAACAGG AGCAAGGTAAAGATCTAGAAGAGTTTTTCGAATCAACCGCAG GGAAGTTCCAGACTGATATAGGCAAAGCTTGGGCGTTGGAGATTGCTTCAAGAAGAAGAAAACAACAACATTAG
- the LOC106336813 gene encoding heterodimeric geranylgeranyl pyrophosphate synthase large subunit 2-like, translated as MFDFDEMESQNLFLYLSLLVLSITFFFQNIKPRLGRFFQPSLETRAKAAILSRQEVAQFLDSPIVKEQEQEQEEGISPSSTFDFDPYMETKVELVNKALDEAIPVGEPLKIHEAMRYAVLAAGKRVRPILCLASCELVGGEENAAMPAACAVEMIHTMSLIKDDLPCMDNDDLRRGKPTTHKVYGEGVAILSGGALLSLAFEHMTTAEVSSEKMVWAVRELARSIGTRGLVAGQAKDISSEGLDLDEVGLEHLEFIHVHKTAVLLETAAVLGAIIGGGSNEEVERVRKFARCIGLLFQVVDDILDETKSSEELGKTAGKDQLVGKLTYPKLMGLEKSKEFVKRLTKDACEHLQGFSKEKVAPLVALTNFIANRNR; from the coding sequence ATGTTTGATTTTGATGAAATGGAATCTCAAAATCTCTTTCTCTATCTATCACTCCTCGTTCTCTCTATAACCTTCTTCTTTCAGAATATCAAGCCGAGGCTAGGCCGCTTCTTCCAGCCTTCTTTAGAAACTCGAGCCAAGGCCGCCATTTTATCAAGACAAGAAGTAGCCCAGTTTCTTGATTCTCCCATTGTGAAAGAACAAGAACAAGAACAAGAAGAAGGTATAAGCCCCAGTTCCACGTTTGATTTTGATCCGTACATGGAAACAAAAGTCGAATTAGTAAACAAAGCCTTAGACGAAGCCATTCCAGTAGGTGAGCCACTCAAGATCCACGAAGCCATGCGTTACGCGGTTCTTGCAGCAGGGAAACGCGTTAGGCCAATACTATGCCTTGCTTCTTGCGAGCTAGTAGGAGGCGAAGAAAACGCGGCGATGCCAGCGGCTTGTGCGGTTGAGATGATACACACCATGTCTCTAATCAAAGACGACTTGCCTTGTATGGACAATGACGATCTGCGTCGTGGGAAGCCTACGACGCACAAAGTCTACGGCGAAGGAGTCGCTATTCTCTCCGGAGGAGCTCTCTTGTCTCTTGCCTTCGAGCACATGACGACGGCGGAGGTATCCTCGGAGAAAATGGTTTGGGCGGTCAGGGAACTGGCTAGGTCCATTGGAACTAGAGGGTTAGTCGCGGGACAAGCTAAGGACATAAGTAGTGAAGGTTTGGACTTAGACGAGGTAGGACTAGAGCATTTAGAGTTTATACACGTACACAAAACCGCGGTTCTTTTGGAAACTGCTGCGGTTCTTGGAGCCATTATTGGTGGTGGGTCTAATGAAGAGGTTGAGAGAGTTAGAAAGTTCGCAAGGTGCATTGGGTTGTTGTTTCAAGTGGTGGATGATATTTTGGACGAGACCAAGTCGTCGGAGGAACTGGGAAAAACCGCCGGGAAAGATCAGCTCGTGGGAAAGCTGACTTATCCCAAGCTGATGGGTTTGGAAAAGTCTAAGGAATTTGTTAAGAGATTGACGAAAGATGCATGTGAACATCTTCAAGGGTTTAGTAAGGAAAAAGTGGCTCCTTTAGTAGCTCTTACTAATTTTATTGCCAACAGAAACAGATGA
- the LOC106337174 gene encoding 5'-nucleotidase domain-containing protein DDB_G0275467, with translation MTSSRRLLLPLRASLTRGRFSSYNQIRNGFGLRGLATITSTEPTLANLAEKCAVAIPECSSADDDDDDDISKIRHEFELAKQRFINIPEALSSMPKMNPQGIYVNKNLRLDNIQVYGFDYDYTLAHYSSDLQSLIYDLAKQHMVNEFRYPESCMKFKYDPTFPIRGLYYDKQKGCLMKLDFFGSIEPDGCYFGRRKLSRKELENMYGTRHMGREQARVLVGLMDFFCFSEACLIADMVQYFVDAKLEFDASYIYNDVNRAIQHVHRSGLVHRGILADPTRYLLKNGQLLRFLRSLKDKGKKLFLMTNSPYHFVDGGMRYLMEESFGLRDSWRDLFDVVIAKANKPEFYTSEHPFRCYDEGRDTLAFTKVDSFHPDKIYYHGCLKSFLQITKWRGPEVIYFGDHLFSDLRGPSKAGWRTVAIIHELEREIEIQNEDSYRFEQAKFNIIQELLGKFHATVSNNQRSGTCQSLLDELNRERQKAREAMKQMFNRSFGATFVTDTGQESAFSYHIHQYADVYTSKPENFMFYRPEAWLHVPYDIKIMPHHVKVASSLFKT, from the exons ATGACATCATCTCGCCGTCTTCTTCTTCCTCTCCGTGCATCGCTCACT AGAGGAAGATTCTCTTCCTACAATCAAATCCGTAACG GGTTTGGTTTGCGAGGACTCGCTACCATCACTTCAACAGAGCCAACGCTAGCGAATCTAGCGGAGAAATGCGCCGTTGCGATTCCGGAATGCTCTTCAGCAGACGACGACGACGACGACGACATCTCCAAGATCCGTCACGAGTTCGAGCTGGCGAAGCAGAGGTTCATCAACATCCCTGAAGCGCTAAGCAGCATGCCTAAGATGAATCCTCAAG GGATCTATGTTAACAAGAACCTCAGATTGGATAACATCCAAGTCTACGGATTCGACTATGACTACACTTTGGCGCATTACTCCTCTGACTTGCAGAGTTTGATCTACGACCTTGCCAAGCAGCACATGGTCAATGAG TTTAGATACCCTGAGAGTTGTATGAAGTTTAAGTACGATCCTACTTTCCCCATCCGAGGACTCTACTACGATAAACAGAAAGGGTGTCTCATGAAACTGGACTTCTTTGGTTCCATCGAGCCAGATGGGTGTTACTTTGGTCGCCGTAAG CTTAGTAGGAAGGAGCTAGAGAATATGTATGGAACTCGACACATGGGTCGTGAGCAGGCCAGAGTTTTGGTGGGATTGATGGACTTCTTCTGTTTCAGCGAG GCCTGTCTTATTGCAGACATGGTACAGTACTTTGTAGACGCCAAGCTTGAGTTTGATGCCTCTTACATCTACAATGATGTAAATCGCGCTATTCAACATGTCCATAGAAGTGGTTTGGTCCATAGAGGAATTCTTGCTGATCCTACCAGATACTTGCTTAAAAAC GGTCAGCTACTACGTTTCCTGAGAAGCCTTAAAGATAAAGGGAAGAAGCTTTTTTTGATGACCAACTCTCCCTACCATTTTGTCGATGGTGGAATGCGTTATCTGATGGAG GAATCTTTTGGCCTCAGAGACTCATGGCGGGATCTTTTCGATGTTGTGATTGCTAAAGCAAATAAACCAGAATTTTACACATCTGAGCACCCTTTCCG TTGCTATGACGAGGGGAGGGATACGTTGGCGTTTACTAAAGTGGATTCATTTCACCCAGATAAAATATACTACCATGGTTGCCTTAAATCGTTCCTTCAAATCACAAAGTGGCGTGGCCCCGAG GTTATTTATTTTGGAGATCACTTATTTAGTGACTTGAGAGGGCCTTCAAAGGCTGGTTGGCGAACTGTTGCCATAATTCACGAGCTTGAG CGAGAGATAGAGATACAAAATGAAGATAGCTACCGGTTTGAGCAG GCAAAATTCAATATTATCCAAGAACTGCTCGGTAAATTTCATGCGACTGTATCAAACAATCAGAGAAGTGGGACATGCCAATCTCTCTTAGATGAGCTGAACAGGGAGAGACAGAAAGCACGAGAGGCAATGAAACAAATGTTCAACAGATCGTTCGGAGCTACGTTTGTGACAGACACTGGTCAAGAATCAGCGTTCTCTTATCACATCCACCAGTACGCAGACGTTTACACCAGCAAGCCCGAGAACTTTATGTTCTACAGGCCTGAAGCTTGGCTTCACGTGCCTTACGATATCAAGATCATGCCGCATCATGTCAAG GTGGCTTCAAGCCTTTTCAAAACCTGA
- the LOC106336815 gene encoding glycine-rich protein DOT1-like, protein MARLHGMVLLSLLVLSGLLIITESRVARKDLGIGVGLGVGLGIGLGGGSGSGAGAGAGSGSRSSSSSSSSSSSSSNSGGSGGSAGSSAGSFAGSRAGSGSGN, encoded by the coding sequence ATGGCCAGGCTCCATGGTATGGTTCTTCTCAGTTTATTGGTTCTTTCGGGTTTACTTATAATAACCGAGAGTCGGGTTGCAAGAAAGGACTTGGGGATAGGTGTTGGACTGGGTGTTGGGTTGGGAATTGGTCTTGGTGGTGGCTCGGGATCTGGTGCTGGTGCTGGGGCTGGTTCAGGCTCTCGGTCTAGTTCATCATCTAGCTCAAGCTCATCTTCGAGTTCAAATTCTGGTGGTTCAGGTGGCTCGGCTGGATCGTCTGCTGGTTCTTTTGCCGGTTCAAGGGCTGGATCAGGATCTGGTAACTAA